The following coding sequences are from one Mycoplasma mycoides subsp. capri window:
- the rpsR gene encoding 30S ribosomal protein S18, which produces MQVKKIKKRKKVNFFQKNNIKYIDYKDIELLKKFISPNGQILPRRITGTSPKDQRQLALAIKRARQMALLPYVIE; this is translated from the coding sequence ATGCAAGTTAAAAAAATTAAAAAAAGAAAAAAAGTTAATTTTTTCCAAAAAAACAATATTAAATACATCGACTACAAAGATATTGAATTACTAAAAAAATTCATTTCACCTAATGGTCAAATTTTACCAAGAAGAATTACAGGAACTTCTCCAAAAGATCAAAGACAACTAGCTTTAGCAATTAAAAGAGCTCGTCAAATGGCTTTATTACCATACGTAATTGAATAA
- a CDS encoding single-stranded DNA-binding protein, which yields MNRVNLVGRITRDLELRVAKNGSKFVFFTVAVSEFSTKEEKTNYIPCSAFDRTAENMVKYLSKGSLISVEGRITTRNNQTPDGKFETIVNVLAERVNFLEPSKNRNNMTTEQNDNFTPNQPTQQNSDSSFDDLVVSDDDELSILWE from the coding sequence ATGAATAGAGTAAATTTGGTAGGTAGAATTACAAGAGATTTAGAATTAAGAGTAGCAAAAAACGGATCTAAGTTTGTTTTTTTTACAGTTGCTGTTTCTGAATTTTCAACTAAAGAAGAAAAAACTAATTATATACCTTGTTCTGCATTTGATAGAACTGCTGAAAATATGGTTAAGTATTTATCAAAAGGAAGTTTAATTTCAGTTGAAGGAAGAATTACAACTAGAAACAATCAAACACCTGATGGTAAATTTGAAACAATTGTAAATGTATTAGCTGAAAGAGTTAATTTCTTAGAACCATCTAAAAATAGAAATAATATGACAACTGAACAAAACGATAATTTCACACCTAACCAACCTACTCAACAAAATAGCGATTCATCATTTGATGATTTAGTAGTTTCAGATGATGATGAACTTTCAATTTTATGAGAATAA
- the rpsF gene encoding 30S ribosomal protein S6 yields MIKKYEVMYILDQDVKDTKELVTKLDAILAENGKILESNDLGLLDFTYEINHKKKGFYHVVIVEATTQAIKEFERIAKIDKNVVRTLVLNTENIQNYEQSVVLSKTDMTKYEEEQREKKNFRKPFIKREEAAVKESK; encoded by the coding sequence ATGATTAAAAAATATGAAGTAATGTATATTTTGGATCAAGATGTAAAAGATACAAAAGAATTAGTGACTAAATTAGATGCTATTTTAGCTGAAAATGGAAAAATTCTAGAATCTAATGATTTAGGTTTATTAGATTTTACTTATGAAATCAATCATAAGAAAAAAGGTTTTTATCATGTAGTTATTGTTGAAGCTACAACTCAAGCAATTAAAGAATTTGAACGTATTGCAAAAATTGATAAAAACGTTGTTAGAACACTAGTTTTAAATACAGAAAATATCCAAAATTATGAACAATCAGTTGTTCTTTCAAAAACTGATATGACTAAATATGAAGAAGAACAACGTGAAAAGAAAAACTTTAGAAAGCCATTTATTAAAAGAGAAGAAGCCGCTGTAAAAGAAAGCAAATAA
- a CDS encoding cold-shock protein, translating to MNTGIVKWFNDEKGFGFITNDSDNKDVFVYFSNINVNGYKTLEQGQKVTYELNKGIKGLEAFNVSITNK from the coding sequence ATGAACACTGGTATAGTTAAATGATTTAACGATGAAAAAGGTTTTGGTTTTATAACTAATGATTCTGATAATAAAGATGTTTTTGTTTATTTTTCAAATATTAATGTAAACGGTTATAAAACTTTAGAACAAGGTCAAAAAGTAACTTATGAATTAAATAAGGGTATAAAAGGACTAGAAGCTTTTAACGTTTCAATCACAAATAAATAG
- a CDS encoding FMN-dependent NADH-azoreductase translates to MSKVLVLKTTAQADEVSNSVALTNRFLEEYKKFNPDDEIIIVDLNKDEVGTSILTSETFSTFYQQEVTKKYINLLKSVDKLVIACPMYNFSTPVTLKSFIDHVSVANETFSYKYSKKGDAIGLITNLKAQILGVQGAPLGWYPWGQHTQYVEGAMRFLGIEFNKTVLLAGVKVAPLLQLTPEQRVETIIDEVIEAARTF, encoded by the coding sequence ATGAGTAAAGTTCTTGTTTTAAAAACAACTGCTCAAGCAGATGAAGTATCTAATTCTGTTGCTTTAACTAATAGATTTTTAGAAGAATATAAAAAATTTAACCCAGATGACGAAATTATTATTGTTGATTTAAATAAAGATGAAGTTGGAACTAGTATTTTAACTTCAGAAACATTTTCAACTTTTTATCAACAAGAAGTTACTAAAAAATATATTAATTTATTAAAAAGTGTAGATAAATTAGTTATTGCTTGTCCAATGTATAATTTTTCAACTCCAGTAACATTAAAATCATTTATTGATCACGTTTCAGTTGCTAATGAAACATTTTCATACAAATACTCTAAAAAAGGAGATGCAATTGGTTTAATTACTAATTTAAAAGCTCAAATTTTAGGAGTTCAAGGAGCACCATTAGGATGATATCCTTGAGGTCAACACACTCAATATGTTGAAGGTGCTATGAGATTTTTAGGAATTGAATTTAACAAAACTGTTTTACTAGCAGGAGTAAAAGTAGCTCCACTATTACAATTAACTCCAGAACAAAGAGTAGAAACAATTATTGATGAAGTTATAGAAGCTGCTAGAACTTTTTAA
- a CDS encoding ABC transporter ATP-binding protein gives MAKDKKNTEVSINIEQIQPISKKDPDFEEIKSSKKPKKTKTIKSEPVLLEQMDQREYIVIPNDQKFEPGIKGLKQKQKLQKQLTNKYSKDILNKGHIITTQNYKPNLDKHIIELKNVQKSYITGDLETPVLKGIDIKLDKSDFIVILGPSGSGKTTFLNIISGLDKASQGDVFVLGSNLSLLKDSHMTKFRRRTVGFVFQQYNLLTNLTAKENAEVGENLSSKKNGMSIDEIFETIGMKDQMHKYPHQMSGGQQQRVSIARALAKNPDILFADEPTGALDEEMGRKVLEILVKVNKEYKTTVIVVTHNPNIAKIANTVIHIKNGIIDNLEHNPNPADPQTIEWS, from the coding sequence ATGGCTAAAGACAAGAAAAATACTGAAGTGTCTATTAACATTGAACAAATCCAACCAATTAGTAAAAAAGACCCTGATTTTGAAGAAATAAAATCATCAAAAAAACCTAAAAAAACTAAAACTATCAAATCAGAACCTGTTTTATTAGAACAAATGGATCAAAGAGAATATATTGTTATTCCAAATGATCAAAAATTTGAACCAGGTATTAAAGGATTAAAACAAAAACAAAAACTTCAAAAACAACTAACTAATAAATATTCAAAAGACATTTTAAATAAAGGACATATAATCACAACTCAAAACTATAAACCAAATTTAGATAAACACATTATAGAATTAAAAAATGTTCAAAAATCTTATATTACTGGTGATCTAGAAACTCCTGTTTTAAAAGGAATTGATATTAAGTTAGACAAATCAGACTTTATTGTTATTTTAGGTCCTTCTGGATCTGGAAAAACTACTTTTTTAAATATTATTTCAGGTCTAGATAAAGCTAGTCAAGGAGATGTTTTTGTTTTAGGATCAAATCTTTCTTTACTAAAAGACTCTCATATGACTAAGTTTAGAAGAAGAACTGTTGGTTTTGTTTTTCAACAATATAATTTATTAACTAATTTAACTGCTAAAGAAAACGCTGAAGTTGGAGAAAATCTTTCAAGTAAAAAAAATGGAATGTCAATTGATGAAATTTTTGAAACAATTGGTATGAAAGATCAAATGCATAAATATCCTCACCAAATGTCAGGAGGACAACAACAACGTGTTTCAATAGCAAGAGCTCTAGCTAAAAATCCTGATATTTTATTTGCTGATGAACCAACTGGGGCATTAGATGAAGAAATGGGACGTAAGGTTCTTGAAATTTTAGTTAAAGTTAATAAAGAGTATAAAACTACTGTTATTGTAGTTACTCACAACCCAAACATTGCAAAAATTGCAAACACTGTAATTCATATTAAAAACGGAATTATTGATAATTTAGAACATAATCCAAACCCAGCAGATCCACAAACTATTGAATGATCATAA
- a CDS encoding Hsp33 family molecular chaperone HslO, with product MDLKIRAISNKHNLRISIVDISETIKEITDLQQSNTLANMVFSKFVCCSTLIGMQFKNKEKTYVNWNAPASLTKTMIAEYHDSKIRAYIQNKNVNIDNFNNKDLNEIICLIASNKGDLIVSRDLNLKEPYVSNIEIEYGNIDYDFMKYFNQSNQTKSFITTEVKFDDNLEIKKVVGILVEMLPNHTKEDLDYISQKLGNTSYVKDVLVKSTNYYAIVKEIDNDATILDQSTISFECTCSYQKVLSTLNLLNQNDLKDIIKDNKPVEVVCDFCNQKYQIQIQDVITLLN from the coding sequence ATGGATCTAAAAATAAGAGCAATTAGTAATAAACATAACTTAAGAATTTCAATAGTTGATATTTCTGAAACAATAAAAGAAATTACAGATTTACAACAATCAAACACATTAGCTAATATGGTTTTTTCTAAGTTTGTTTGTTGTTCAACTTTAATTGGAATGCAGTTTAAAAATAAAGAAAAAACTTATGTTAATTGAAATGCACCCGCTTCTTTAACTAAAACTATGATAGCTGAATATCATGATAGTAAAATTAGAGCTTATATACAAAATAAAAATGTAAATATTGACAATTTTAATAATAAAGATCTTAACGAAATTATTTGTTTAATTGCTTCTAATAAAGGTGATTTAATAGTAAGTAGAGATTTAAATTTAAAAGAACCATATGTTTCAAATATAGAAATTGAATATGGAAATATTGACTATGATTTTATGAAGTATTTTAATCAATCAAATCAAACTAAATCATTTATAACAACTGAAGTAAAATTTGATGATAATTTAGAAATTAAAAAAGTAGTTGGAATTTTAGTTGAAATGCTTCCAAATCATACAAAAGAAGATTTAGACTATATTTCACAAAAATTAGGTAATACAAGTTATGTTAAAGATGTACTAGTTAAGTCAACTAATTATTATGCTATTGTTAAAGAAATTGATAATGATGCAACTATTTTAGATCAATCAACAATTAGTTTTGAATGTACTTGTTCTTATCAAAAAGTTTTATCAACATTAAATCTTTTAAACCAAAATGATTTAAAAGATATTATTAAAGATAATAAACCTGTAGAAGTTGTATGTGATTTTTGTAATCAAAAATACCAAATACAGATACAAGACGTGATAACATTATTAAATTAA
- a CDS encoding STREFT protein, with protein MLKFIKNNKWWVAIISVFAIFLSSFGIFAKSYVDSNKQKIVNKVQNYVQASSYAVQSRILKETENLNEDYLNQKIGKKSLLDEFSNDFIWRPNNTKTTSTDTVSDLWNTYFGSSTNVLDKNLQIQYKNNNEYKNIENSKGEITPQNIDFLFSISKSLEKFLNGFAPSLASLGLSFIQNTVINNRDDPNFINYKNGLTKFADLIENNKDLFSYLGKILTPKQLEKDHYNNLTVQQALIKNINQIAAVISNKKEFSKEIEADKIPEALDYVLTDLGLDSLSEILSDLATSQLDLKNLDKLLEKIKFIFDSNNIKQLKQKALQLIDKTMPYIATYLYSEIFFGLYYTVHEEIKDPSVLLDQKLDNNHFLALTKNKLDLSILINGVLKVLKDKNSFNRFYDFIFRRFDKNKIFNDSNSILSNIGTGNLIFDLINWIESKLNTISNSLDILVKFIEHSLSDESLKKTIEQKIINIVKTKVNELGKPLGEWEVKVKNNTLEISAGWQWWRLASITAKIELFGENGILKTILNTIKNVQISLNSLSLNISKYWKEIFFLSNDINLDLSIIVKNISEVINSFKNILENKNLISVKVFGPFSVVLLNIEKVYDILEMPYKSSALKWILQTFAKDKINPLLNKIRSVNQTLVKNKFIQKEEKIKEEFSKYLNNLQEHLKIYNSSTELKFNLSESLYNGNVILDFVYKWINFLLQKTDDNNNPLLSIIRLVIKNQNLENLKAIKEKWNSKIQSFAKKIQDFENISKIRDLKITLPELLLKQFKIESLNNRTVVQLLEILAKYFNDYLTKYPNRSIGLNISSIGKILTALTTKVGVEYKKELQKYDFMYNKLSDQDNRKTILKALAYGFDTHDNSSDVSKDALNHRPKESYYNWDKIHFYTNGSNIAYTVNRTNLKNDLSYSPLHILFGINPDKTSYIKDSLGYVFGTLFGGLSSSDPNYELSIENKKDAVSILNVFNFVLDKKDKELKKQEDQIATKYYDKNAWSTKILNSSEKEINYQLIRLKTSNTTRSKQLGTKFEVKLLKNKNNSYWSINRIIALDYKTA; from the coding sequence ATGTTAAAGTTTATTAAAAATAATAAGTGATGAGTAGCTATAATTTCTGTTTTTGCTATCTTTTTAAGTAGTTTTGGAATTTTTGCAAAAAGCTATGTTGATTCAAACAAACAAAAAATAGTTAACAAAGTTCAAAACTACGTTCAAGCTAGCTCATATGCAGTTCAATCTAGAATCTTAAAAGAAACAGAAAATCTTAATGAAGATTATCTTAATCAAAAGATCGGAAAAAAATCTTTATTAGATGAGTTTAGTAACGATTTTATTTGACGACCTAATAATACTAAAACAACTTCAACTGATACTGTTTCTGATCTTTGAAACACTTATTTTGGTTCATCTACTAATGTATTAGATAAAAATTTACAAATACAATATAAAAATAATAATGAATATAAGAATATAGAAAATTCAAAAGGAGAAATTACTCCACAAAACATTGATTTTTTATTTAGTATAAGCAAATCTCTTGAAAAATTTTTAAACGGTTTTGCACCCTCTTTAGCTTCTTTAGGATTATCTTTTATACAAAATACAGTTATAAATAATAGAGATGATCCTAATTTTATAAACTATAAAAATGGATTAACTAAATTTGCTGATCTAATTGAAAATAATAAAGATTTATTTAGTTATTTAGGAAAAATTTTAACTCCAAAACAACTAGAAAAAGATCATTATAATAATTTAACTGTACAACAAGCATTAATTAAAAATATTAATCAAATAGCAGCTGTTATTTCTAATAAAAAAGAATTTAGTAAAGAAATAGAAGCAGATAAAATACCTGAAGCTTTAGATTATGTTTTAACAGATTTAGGTTTGGATTCTTTAAGTGAAATTTTAAGTGATCTAGCAACTAGCCAATTAGATCTTAAAAACTTAGACAAACTTTTAGAAAAAATTAAATTTATTTTTGATTCAAATAATATAAAACAACTAAAACAAAAAGCACTGCAATTAATTGATAAAACTATGCCTTATATAGCAACTTATTTATATTCTGAAATCTTTTTTGGTTTATATTATACAGTTCATGAAGAAATAAAAGATCCTAGTGTTTTATTAGATCAAAAATTAGACAATAATCATTTTTTAGCACTAACTAAAAACAAACTAGATTTAAGTATTTTAATAAATGGTGTTTTAAAAGTTTTAAAAGATAAAAATAGTTTTAATAGGTTTTATGACTTTATTTTTAGACGTTTTGATAAGAATAAGATTTTTAATGATTCAAATTCTATACTTTCAAATATTGGTACTGGTAATTTAATTTTTGATTTAATCAATTGAATTGAAAGTAAACTAAATACAATTTCAAATTCATTAGATATATTAGTAAAATTCATAGAACATTCATTAAGTGATGAATCTCTTAAAAAAACAATTGAACAAAAAATAATAAATATTGTTAAAACAAAAGTTAATGAACTAGGTAAACCACTAGGTGAATGAGAAGTTAAAGTTAAAAATAACACACTAGAAATATCAGCTGGTTGACAATGATGAAGATTAGCAAGTATTACAGCAAAAATTGAATTATTTGGTGAAAATGGAATTTTAAAAACTATTTTAAACACTATTAAAAATGTACAAATTTCACTAAATAGTTTGTCTTTAAATATTTCAAAATACTGAAAAGAAATTTTCTTTTTATCAAATGATATTAATTTAGATTTGTCTATTATAGTAAAAAACATATCTGAAGTTATTAATAGTTTTAAAAATATTTTAGAGAATAAAAATTTAATAAGTGTTAAGGTCTTTGGTCCTTTTTCTGTTGTGTTATTAAATATAGAAAAAGTTTATGACATATTAGAAATGCCTTATAAAAGTAGTGCGTTAAAATGAATTTTACAGACATTTGCAAAAGATAAAATTAATCCTTTATTAAATAAAATTAGATCTGTAAATCAAACTCTTGTAAAAAATAAATTTATACAAAAAGAAGAAAAGATAAAAGAAGAATTTTCAAAATACTTAAATAATTTACAAGAGCATTTAAAAATTTATAATAGTTCAACTGAATTGAAATTTAACTTATCAGAAAGTTTATATAATGGTAATGTAATACTAGACTTTGTTTATAAATGAATTAATTTTTTACTTCAAAAAACTGATGATAATAACAACCCACTACTATCTATAATTAGACTAGTAATAAAAAATCAAAACCTTGAAAATTTAAAAGCAATAAAAGAAAAATGAAATTCTAAAATTCAATCTTTTGCTAAAAAAATACAAGATTTTGAAAACATATCAAAAATAAGAGATCTAAAAATCACACTTCCAGAACTATTATTAAAACAATTCAAAATAGAAAGTTTAAATAATAGAACTGTAGTTCAACTTTTAGAAATTTTAGCTAAATACTTTAATGATTATTTAACTAAATATCCTAACAGATCGATTGGATTAAACATATCAAGTATTGGAAAAATTCTTACTGCTTTAACAACAAAAGTTGGTGTTGAATATAAAAAAGAGTTACAAAAGTATGATTTTATGTACAATAAACTTTCAGATCAAGATAATAGAAAAACTATTTTAAAAGCATTAGCTTATGGATTTGATACTCATGATAATAGTAGTGATGTATCAAAAGATGCCTTAAATCATAGACCAAAAGAATCATATTATAATTGAGATAAAATTCATTTTTATACTAATGGTTCAAATATTGCTTATACTGTTAATAGAACTAATTTAAAAAACGATTTATCTTATTCTCCTTTACATATATTATTTGGAATAAACCCTGATAAAACTTCTTATATTAAAGATTCATTAGGTTATGTATTTGGTACTTTGTTTGGTGGATTATCATCAAGTGATCCAAACTATGAATTATCAATTGAAAATAAAAAAGATGCAGTTTCTATTTTAAATGTCTTTAATTTTGTACTAGATAAAAAAGATAAAGAACTTAAAAAACAAGAAGATCAAATTGCAACTAAATATTATGATAAAAATGCTTGATCAACTAAAATCTTAAATAGTAGTGAAAAAGAAATTAATTATCAATTAATAAGATTAAAAACTTCAAATACAACTAGATCAAAACAACTAGGAACTAAATTTGAAGTTAAATTATTAAAAAATAAAAACAATTCTTATTGATCAATTAATAGAATTATTGCTCTTGATTACAAAACAGCTTAA
- a CDS encoding STREFT protein — protein sequence MLKFIKNNKWWVAIISVFAIFLSSFGIFAKSYVDSSKQKIVNKVQNYVQASSYAVQSRILKETENLNEDYLNQKIGKKSLSDEFNNDFIWRPNNTKTTSIDTISDLWNTYFGSPNNVLDKNLQIQYKNNNEYKNIENSKGEITPQNIDFLFSISKSLEKFLNGFAPSLASLGLSFIQNTVLNNREKPNFKNYKDGLNKFADVIENNKNLFSYLGKILTPKQLEKDYYNNLTVQQALIKNINQIAAAISNDHQFSKEVKEDKIPEALDKFLTELGLDSLSEIIGELINSQNGSTNLTQTFNKIKNIFTLKNFENLKTKALELLDRITPHLATYLYSEIFFGLYYAANQHIKDPNELLVQKVDSNKFLALTNNKLDLGILLNGIEVILKDKKGFERFYNFIFKRFDENKIFNNLNNISSNKGTGNLIYDLLNWLEDKLNGFSNGLNILIRFAEIALNDSNIIKTIQEKIVSFIKEKLPKIDSGTWKVEFKSESIEISLSFLGIRTPLYLKANLFGQTGLLSQVINILKSLNNFVDYLSDWFFKYIKNTFYLKSSDKLSVSLLQKLINDIDALLKDNKNIHITIAQTLTTLWPFGKPDVEIKTIYDFLTLPYNKEFLNGLVYKRAENDIKPAVEKFKTFLESLKTYNFITDPTKLKKQFPQYLENLSKYIKKYEEIEITDFNLLNSLYEGNIISDFALKWIEFLTKDINKEDNSILPILRAIFKDEKLEKLEQTKNKWTTKISELANKIKDFENITKIKNIKINLPEDFLKQFGLESLNTQTIYQLIQTLTTYFNDYLSINSNKVIGLNISSIGKILTALTIKVSVEYNTKNKNKNFLYDKDPLKDKSKTLLKALAYGFDTHDNYSDNIVNISNIRPSESYYNWDKIDFYINGSDKPFTINRTNLKEDQSYSPLHILLGIDVDKTSYIKDSLGYVFGTLFGGLSASDPNYNLSIENKTDATSILNVFNYVLDKKDKQLKNQEDQIATQYYDKSAWSTKILNSNENEINYQLKRLKTSNTTKSKQLGTKFEVKLLKNKNNSYWTINKIIALDYKTA from the coding sequence ATGTTAAAGTTTATTAAAAATAATAAGTGATGAGTAGCTATAATTTCTGTTTTTGCCATCTTTTTAAGTAGTTTTGGAATTTTTGCAAAAAGCTATGTTGATTCAAGCAAACAAAAAATAGTTAACAAAGTTCAAAATTATGTCCAAGCTAGCTCATATGCAGTTCAATCTAGAATCTTAAAAGAAACAGAAAATCTTAATGAAGATTATCTTAATCAAAAGATCGGAAAAAAATCTTTATCAGATGAGTTTAATAATGATTTTATTTGACGACCTAATAATACTAAAACAACTTCAATTGATACTATTTCTGATCTTTGAAATACTTATTTTGGTTCACCTAATAATGTATTAGATAAAAATTTACAAATACAATATAAAAATAATAATGAATATAAAAATATAGAAAATTCAAAAGGAGAAATTACTCCTCAAAATATTGACTTTTTATTTAGTATAAGCAAATCTCTTGAAAAATTTTTAAATGGTTTTGCACCCTCTTTAGCTTCTTTAGGATTGTCTTTTATACAAAATACAGTTTTAAATAATAGAGAAAAACCTAACTTTAAAAACTATAAAGATGGATTAAATAAGTTTGCTGATGTAATTGAAAACAATAAAAATTTATTTAGTTATTTAGGAAAAATTTTAACTCCAAAACAACTAGAAAAAGATTATTATAATAATTTAACTGTGCAACAAGCTTTAATTAAAAATATTAATCAAATAGCAGCTGCTATTTCAAATGATCATCAATTTAGTAAAGAAGTAAAAGAAGATAAAATACCTGAAGCTTTAGACAAATTTCTAACAGAACTTGGTCTAGATTCTTTAAGTGAAATTATTGGTGAATTAATTAATAGTCAAAATGGTTCTACAAATTTAACACAGACTTTTAATAAAATTAAAAACATATTCACGTTAAAAAACTTTGAGAATTTAAAAACAAAAGCTTTAGAACTATTAGATAGAATTACACCACACTTAGCAACCTATTTATATTCTGAAATCTTTTTTGGTTTGTATTATGCAGCTAACCAACATATTAAAGACCCTAATGAATTGTTAGTTCAAAAAGTTGATAGTAATAAATTTTTAGCTTTAACTAATAATAAATTAGACTTAGGTATTTTATTAAATGGAATAGAAGTAATATTAAAGGATAAAAAAGGATTTGAAAGATTTTATAATTTTATTTTTAAAAGATTTGATGAAAATAAAATTTTTAATAATTTAAATAATATAAGTTCAAATAAAGGAACTGGTAATTTAATTTATGACTTACTAAATTGATTAGAAGACAAACTAAATGGTTTTTCAAATGGATTAAACATATTAATTAGATTTGCTGAAATAGCTTTAAATGATTCTAATATTATAAAAACTATACAAGAAAAAATAGTTAGTTTCATAAAAGAAAAATTACCAAAAATTGATAGTGGGACATGAAAAGTTGAATTCAAATCTGAATCAATTGAAATATCTCTTAGTTTTTTAGGAATCAGAACCCCTTTATATTTAAAAGCTAATTTATTTGGACAAACAGGATTATTGAGTCAAGTAATTAATATTTTAAAATCATTAAATAACTTCGTAGATTATTTATCTGACTGATTTTTTAAATATATAAAAAATACATTTTATTTAAAAAGCTCAGATAAACTATCAGTGTCTTTATTACAAAAATTAATAAATGATATAGATGCTTTACTAAAAGATAATAAGAATATACATATAACAATTGCTCAAACTCTAACAACCCTATGACCTTTTGGAAAACCAGATGTAGAAATAAAAACTATATATGATTTTTTAACTCTTCCTTATAATAAAGAATTTTTAAATGGACTAGTTTATAAAAGGGCTGAAAATGATATAAAACCAGCAGTAGAAAAGTTTAAAACTTTTTTAGAATCTTTAAAAACATATAATTTCATAACTGATCCAACAAAACTAAAAAAGCAATTCCCACAATATTTAGAAAATCTATCTAAATATATTAAAAAATATGAAGAAATAGAAATCACTGATTTCAACTTATTAAATAGTCTTTATGAAGGAAATATAATTTCTGATTTTGCTTTAAAATGAATTGAGTTTTTAACAAAAGACATTAATAAAGAAGACAACTCAATATTACCTATTTTAAGAGCTATTTTTAAAGATGAAAAACTTGAAAAACTAGAACAAACTAAAAATAAGTGAACTACTAAAATATCTGAACTTGCAAATAAAATTAAAGACTTTGAAAACATCACAAAAATTAAAAATATCAAAATTAATTTACCTGAAGATTTCTTAAAACAATTTGGATTAGAAAGCTTAAACACTCAAACAATCTATCAACTTATACAAACTTTAACAACATACTTTAATGATTATTTATCTATAAATTCTAATAAAGTAATTGGATTAAACATATCAAGTATTGGAAAAATATTAACTGCTTTAACAATAAAAGTTAGTGTTGAATATAATACTAAAAATAAAAATAAAAACTTTTTATATGATAAAGATCCATTAAAAGATAAATCAAAAACTCTTTTAAAAGCACTAGCTTATGGATTTGATACTCATGATAATTATAGTGATAATATAGTTAATATTAGTAATATTAGACCTAGTGAATCTTATTATAATTGAGATAAAATTGATTTTTATATTAATGGTTCAGATAAACCATTTACTATTAATAGAACTAATTTAAAAGAAGATCAATCATATTCTCCTTTACATATTTTATTAGGTATTGATGTTGATAAAACTTCTTATATTAAAGATTCATTAGGGTATGTATTTGGTACTTTATTTGGTGGATTATCAGCAAGTGATCCAAATTATAATCTTTCAATTGAAAATAAAACTGATGCAACTTCAATTTTAAATGTCTTTAATTATGTTTTAGATAAAAAAGATAAGCAACTTAAAAACCAAGAAGATCAAATTGCAACTCAATATTATGATAAAAGTGCTTGATCAACTAAAATCTTAAATAGTAATGAAAATGAGATTAATTATCAGTTAAAAAGATTAAAAACTTCAAATACAACTAAATCAAAACAATTAGGAACTAAATTTGAAGTTAAACTATTAAAAAATAAAAATAATTCTTATTGAACAATTAATAAAATTATTGCTCTTGATTACAAAACAGCTTAA